The proteins below come from a single Gossypium raimondii isolate GPD5lz chromosome 2, ASM2569854v1, whole genome shotgun sequence genomic window:
- the LOC128033854 gene encoding uncharacterized protein LOC128033854 — MASSGFSPAALPVFNGEGFHIWVVKMRTYLQAFDLWEVVNTDVEPAPLRANSTVAQIRQHADERTKRHKAMSCIQNFVSDVIFTRIMACERPKQAWDKLKEEFQGTKRARQQQLLNLRRDFENLKMREEETVKRYADRIMAVVNSIRLLSEQFSEARIVDANLPGLIESFHIQSSTRST, encoded by the coding sequence ATGGCTTCTTCAGGATTTTCTCCAGCAGCCCTACCAGTCTTCAATGGGGAAGGCTTTCACATATGGGTGGTTAAGATGAGGACTTACCTGCAGGCTTTTGATTTGTGGGAAGTTGTAAACACCGATGTTGAGCCAGCACCACTTAGGGCCAATTCCACAGTGGCTCAAATCAGACAACATGCTGATGAGAGGACTAAAAGGCATAAAGCCATGTCCTGCATTCAGAACTTTGTCTCAGATGTCATTTTCACCAGAATTATGGCTTGTGAGAGACCAAAGCAAGCTTGGGACAAGCTTAAAGAGGAGTTCCAAGGCACAAAGAGGGCAAGGCAGCAACAACTGTTGAATTTGAGAAGAGATTTTGAAAACTTGAAGATGAGAGAAGAAGAAACAGTGAAGCGGTATGCAGACAGGATCATGGCAGTGGTCAATAGCATAAGGCTCCTTAGTGAGCAGTTCAGTGAGGCAAGGATAGTTGATGCAAACCTgcccgggttaatcgagtcgtttcacatacaatcgtcgacgaggagtaCTTGA